In the Actinomycetota bacterium genome, one interval contains:
- a CDS encoding cytochrome c biogenesis CcdA family protein, with protein MIVRMLVTFGAGLVGFLSPCVLPLLPGYVGYMTGAGAGERVPVRQALPGTLAFVGGLSLVFVSLGAGASVISVFLIGHKRELEIVSGIFVLLLGSLLVFGRMPAWLRERRFHVRPGGGAGRTFLLGMAFAFGWTPCIGPTLGAALTLASTSGGLTEGIVLLGAYSLGLGLPFVAAGLGLVRFGGRMKRHAATIQMVGGLVLVGVGVLMLTGRLTLITIWMQRVLGGAGLDFWNV; from the coding sequence ATGATCGTCCGGATGCTCGTGACGTTCGGGGCCGGCCTCGTAGGGTTCCTCTCGCCGTGCGTCCTGCCCCTGCTCCCCGGCTACGTCGGCTACATGACGGGAGCCGGGGCGGGCGAGCGCGTGCCGGTCCGCCAGGCGCTGCCGGGGACGCTGGCGTTCGTCGGGGGACTCAGCCTGGTCTTCGTCTCCCTGGGCGCGGGCGCCTCGGTGATCTCCGTGTTCCTGATCGGCCACAAGCGCGAGCTCGAGATCGTGTCGGGGATCTTCGTCCTCCTGCTCGGCTCGCTGCTGGTCTTCGGCCGCATGCCCGCATGGCTGAGGGAGCGGCGGTTCCACGTGCGGCCGGGAGGCGGGGCCGGCAGGACCTTCCTGCTCGGCATGGCGTTCGCCTTCGGGTGGACGCCGTGCATCGGTCCTACGCTCGGGGCCGCGCTCACCCTCGCCTCCACCTCCGGCGGGCTCACCGAGGGGATCGTCCTGCTCGGGGCCTACTCCCTCGGGCTCGGGCTCCCTTTCGTCGCGGCGGGGCTCGGCCTCGTGCGGTTCGGCGGGAGGATGAAGCGCCACGCGGCGACCATCCAGATGGTGGGGGGCCTCGTCCTCGTGGGCGTCGGGGTGCTCATGCTCACCGGCCGGCTGACGCTCATAACGATCTGGATGCAGCGGGTGCTCGGTGGGGCAGGGCTCGACTTCTGGAACGTGTGA